The following are encoded together in the Misgurnus anguillicaudatus chromosome 14, ASM2758022v2, whole genome shotgun sequence genome:
- the nampt2 gene encoding nicotinamide phosphoribosyltransferase 2, giving the protein MMAAQDFNLLLATDSYKITHYKQYPPGISKVYSYFECRRKKGGQFNEVVFFGLQYLLKKYLAGQVVTEEKIQEAKVFYQMHFKQTVFNEEGWRKVLEKFDGRLPIRIKAVPEGKIIPRGNVLFTVENTDPDFFWLTNYIETMLVQMWYPITVATISREFKKILAKHLKATSGSLEGLDIMLHDFGYRGVSSQESAALGGAAHLVNFCSTDTVAGLLMAQRYYGCPMAGFSIPAAEHSTIISWGKNREKEAFECLLDQFPSGPVAVVSDSYDIFKACKHIWGDKLKEKVMERSEDSALIIRPDSGDPAETLIEVMKILEECFGSSLNSMGYKVLPSYLRLIQGDGIDLNSINEILEKLSDEGWSAENVFYGCGSSLMQKINRDTLNCAFKCSYVETDGKGMDVYKQPVTDPSKGSKRGRLCLRRNSDGFIETVERGVGKPDEDMLVTVFENGTILQEYTLDEVRKAAQLWEEDLSPAQHNKDDGNTLDIHQKRIMNGVH; this is encoded by the exons ATGATGGCAGCACAGGATTTCAATCTCTTACTTGCGACGGACTCATATAAG attaCTCACTACAAGCAATATCCTCCAGGTATCAGTAAGGTTTATTCCTACTTTGAGTGCCGACGCAAAAAGGGGGGCCAGTTCAATGAGGTGGTGTTTTTTGGCTTGCAGTATCTCCTGAAGAAATACCTCGCAG GTCAAGTTGTCACAGAGGAGAAGATCCAAGAGGCTAAAGTCTTTTATCAGATGCACTTTAAACAGACAGTGTTCAATGAAGAAGGATGGCGGAAAGTTTTAGAG AAATTTGATGGCCGTCTTCCAATCCGTATCAAAGCAGTTCCCGAGGGGAAGATCATTCCTAGAGGGAACGTTCTCTTTACTGTGGAGAATACCGATCCAGATTTCTTCTGGCTTACCAATTATATTGAG actaTGCTGGTTCAAATGTGGTACCCCATCACCGTGGCAACAATCTCCAGGGAGTTCAAAAAGATTCTGGCCAAGCACCTGAAGGCCACATCAGGGAGCTTGGAGGGTCTGGACATCATGCTGCATGATTTTGGCTACAGAGGCGTGTCTTCACAAGAG TCAGCAGCGCTAGGTGGAGCTGCTCATCTGGTGAATTTCTGCAGCACAGATACAGTAGCAGGTCTACTGATGGCACAGCGATACTATGGATGCCCTATGGCTGGATTCTCTATACCTGCAGCAGAGCACAG CACTATCATCTCCTGGGGCAAGAACCGAGAGAAGGAGGCATTTGAGTGTCTGTTGGACCAGTTTCCCTCTGGTCCTGTAGCTGTGGTTAGCGACAGCTATGACATTTTTAAGGCTTGTAAGCACATCTGGGGCGATAAGCTGAAGGAGAAAGTGATGGAGAGGAGTGAAGATTCTGCCCTCATTATACGCCCAGACTCTGGGGACCCCGCTGAGACCCTCATAGAG GTGATGAAGATTTTGGAAGAGTGCTTTGGTAGTTCTCTGAACTCTATGGGCTACAAGGTGCTCCCGTCATATTTGCGCCTTATCCAGGGTGATGGGATTGATCTTAACTCGATTAATGAG ATTCTGGAGAAACTAAGCGATGAAGGCTGGAGTGCGGAGAATGTGTTTTATGGTTGTGGAAGCTCTCTGATGCAGAAGATAAACAGAGACACGCTTAACTGTGCTTTCAAATGTAGCTATGTAGAGACCGATGGCAAGGGC ATGGATGTCTATAAGCAACCAGTCACAGATCCATCTAAAGGATCCAAGCGAGGTCGACTCTGTCTTAGAAGAAATTCAGATGGCTTCATAGAGACGGTGGAAAGAGGAGTTGGCAAACCAGATGAG GACATGTTGGTGACTGTGTTTGAAAATGGGACCATACTACAGGAATACACTCTGGATGAGGTCCGGAAAGCTGCTCAGCTTTGGGAAGAGGATTTGAGCCCCGCCCAGCACAATAAAGACGACGGAAATACTCTGGATATCCACCAGAAACGCATAATGAATGGTGTGCATTAA